The Methanobrevibacter millerae genome includes a window with the following:
- a CDS encoding restriction endonuclease subunit S has product MRKLIKIMYKDYFESFELENIPNDWEILNMESIINIYNGYSYKGNELQESNCAMVTIKNFNRDGSFRNDGFKEIVYSNKIKEYHFINENDVLISCTDVTQDADIIGNCIILLDKQNYNELIMSMDLVKIESTIPEINNFLLTTIFKSYSFKKHILGYVNGTTVLHLDKKGIKKFKIGLPKNLSEIKNISEIFEIIYKEIQCNHKEINKLVNLRDTLLPKLMSGKINVSEINI; this is encoded by the coding sequence TTGAGAAAATTAATTAAAATAATGTATAAAGATTATTTTGAGAGTTTTGAATTAGAAAATATTCCTAACGATTGGGAAATACTTAATATGGAATCAATTATCAATATTTATAATGGATATTCATATAAAGGAAATGAATTACAAGAATCTAATTGTGCAATGGTTACAATAAAAAATTTTAATCGTGATGGAAGTTTTAGAAACGATGGATTTAAAGAAATTGTTTATTCAAATAAAATTAAGGAATATCATTTCATAAATGAAAATGATGTTTTGATTTCCTGTACTGATGTAACTCAAGATGCAGATATTATAGGAAACTGCATAATTCTTCTTGATAAACAAAATTATAATGAGCTTATAATGTCAATGGATTTAGTGAAAATTGAATCTACAATTCCTGAAATTAATAATTTCTTATTAACAACAATATTTAAAAGTTATAGTTTTAAAAAACATATTTTGGGTTATGTTAATGGAACTACTGTATTACATTTAGATAAAAAAGGGATAAAAAAGTTCAAAATAGGACTACCAAAAAATTTATCAGAAATAAAAAATATTTCTGAAATATTTGAGATTATTTATAAAGAAATTCAATGTAATCATAAAGAAATTAATAAATTAGTTAATCTTAGAGATACATTACTTCCAAAATTAATGTCGGGAAAAATTAATGTATCTGAAATAAACATTTAA